The DNA sequence GGCTTGCCCTCGATCAGCTTGTGGGTCAGCAGGAAGCTGGCGATGGTCGGGGCCACGCCCACCAGCGAGCCGGGGGCCTTGGCGTCCAGGGCGGTCTTGTTGGCCGCGGCGTCGAAGAACTTCGTGCCGGGCAGGAAGACGGTGTATTCCTCCGGCTTCAGGCTGACCACCTTGCTCATGATCTTCGCCGCCTCGGCTGGCTGCTCGCGGATGAACTTCTCGGTGTCGAACCAGGCCTTGATCATCCCGACCAGGTCCTTGCGCTTGGTGGCGATGGCCTTGTCCTGCGCGACCAGCAGGTCAGGGATCAGGCCGGGCATGTCCTTGGAGGTGAACAGCGTGCGGCCCTTGCCACTCTTGGTGATCTGGTCGATCCACGGGTTCCAGACCACCGCGGCGTCGACCCGCCCGGCGATGAAGGCGGCGGCGGCGTCCCCGGCGGCGAGGTTGGTGATCTTCACGTCGGCAGGCTTCAGGCCGTTCTTGGCCAGCGCGGTGGCCAGCACGAAGTGCGAGACGCTGTACTGCTCCAGCGCGACCGACTTGCCCTTCAGGTCGGCGAAGGACTTGATCTTGGGGCTGACCAGCAGCGCGTCGTTGCCGGCCGAGTTGTCGTTGACCAGGATGGCCTTGAGCGGCAGGCCCTTGGCGAGCGGGCCGAGGGTGTCGGACCAGGTCTGGGAGTTGGCGTCAAGCTGGCCGGCGGAGAGGGCGGAGATCGAGTCGGTGTAGTTGGCGAACCAGACCAGCTTGACGTCGGCGCCGTGTTTCTTGAAGAAGCCTTTCTGCTCGGCGACGTACCACGCCACCCAGCCCGGCCAGTCGGACACGCCGACCTTCACTTCGGCGGCGGCTGGCAGCGCGTGTCCGAGCCCGAACGCCAGGGCCACAACGCCCAGCGTGGCGCGGACACGGTTCGAGGAGGAGGAGGGGGAACGGCGTGAGCGGAAGAGACGCATGGCAACAGGCTCCTGGATGGACGGGATCTGGACAGATCTGGACAGACACAGGAAGCCACCTCGCACCGAAGTGAACCTCCCGGGCTTTTGTCCCGCCGTGGAGCCTGAGCACCGTCGGCGCCGTGGTCGGGCACCGGGTGCTTGAGGCCGGTCGCTCTCGGACCAGTCGCGCCGCGTGGTGCAGCGCCGGAACCCTAGCGGCCTTGCAGTGGCGATACGAAATCGCTTCCTGGTGGAAAGCGTATGCAAGCGCTGTGCCCGGTCTCCGCACCGGCTCGGACCGTGACATCGCACCGCTTTTGCACAGCACCAGCGCCAGCCCGGTGCATCGGCGCGCCTGTTTCGGTGCCCCCGGACTGCGCGGGTACCGAGCCTCCTGCGGACCGGGGCGTGGCACGCGAACTGCTTGTATACCAGCTGAAGTTCAACTGGTCCCCAACCCGTTCTCAACCCTTTGCCGGAGTGTTCCCATGCGCGCTTTGCCCCCGAATCCGAACCGCCGTGACTGGCTGCGCACCGTCGGTGCCACCGGCGCCGGTCTGGCCACCGCCGGTCTGCCCGGTCTGGTGCTGGCCCAGAAGCCGATGACGCTGGGCTTCATCTACGTCGGTCCCAAGGACGACTTCGGCTACAACCAGGCGCACGCTGAAGCCGTGGCCGTGGTGAAGAAGATGGCCGGCATCAAGGTGGTCGAGGAAGAGAACGTGCCCGAGACCAACGCCGTGCAGAAAACGATGCAGGGCATGATCTCGCAGGACGGCGCCACGCTGCTGTTCCCGACCTCGTTCGGCTACTTCGACCCGCACATGCTGGCGGTGGCTGGCAAGAACCCCGACGTGCGCTTCGCCCATTGCGGCGGCCTGTGGAGCGAAGGCAAGCACCCGAAGAACATCGGCAGCTTCTTCGGCTACATCGACGAGGCGCAGTACCTCAACGGCGTCGTCGCCGGCCACATGACGAAGTCGAAGAAGCTCGGTTTCATCGCGGCCAAGCCGATCCCGCAGGTGCTGCGCAACATCAACGCCTTCACGATGGGCGCCCGCTCGGTCGACCCGACCATCACCACGCAGGTCATCTTCACCGGCGACTGGTCGATGCCGGTCAAGGAAGCCGAGGCCACCAACAGCCTGGCCGACCAGGGCGTCGATGTCTTCACGATGCACGTCGACGGCCCGAAGGTGATCGTCGAGACGGCGGCCAAGCGCGGCAAGTTCGTCTGCGGCTACCACGCCAGCCAGGCCAAGCTCGCCCCGAACGCCTACCTGACCGGCGCCGAGTGGAACTGGGTCACCGCCTACACGCAGATCATCGAAGCGGCCAAGGCCGGCAAGCCGCACCCGAACTTCGTCCGCGGCGGGCTGAAGGAAGGCTTCGTCAAGACCTCGCCCTACGGCGCGATGGTGCCGGAAGGGGCGCGCAAGGCCGCCGACGGCGTCAAGGCGGCGATGGTCGCGGGCAAGTTCGACATCTTCAAGGGCGAACTCAAGGACAACACCGGCAAGGTCGTCATCCCGAAGGGCAAGGTCTACAAGCAGACCGATGTCGAGCTGGAGTCGATGAACTACCTGATCGACGGCGTCATCGGCAAGGTCTGAGGCGGGGCCACCATGCGCACCCTGGCCGCTGCCACCTCCGCTCCCGCTGCTGCTCCTGCTCCGTCCGACGGTCACTGGCGCGAATCCGCCGAGGCGGTGGCGCTGCCGGTGCTGGCGCTGGCCGGGGCGCTGCTGGCGTTTGGCGTGTTCGTCTGGCTGTCGGGTCGCGACCCGGTCGAGGCCTGGGTGCTGCTGTTCAAGGGCGCGTTCGGCGACAGCTTCTCGTGGCAGAACACGCTGCAGCGCGCCGCCCCCCTGATGCTGACCGCGCTGGCCGTGGCGCTGCCGGCGCAGGCGGGGCTGACGGTGATCGGGGGCGAGGGCGCGCTGGTGCTCGGGGCGCTGGCGTGTGCGGCGCTGCCGATGCTGGTGCCGTCGCTGGCGGGCTGGCCGGGGACCGGGCTGATGTTGCTGGCGGGGGCGCTGGCCGGGGCGGGCTGGGTGGCGCTGGCGGGCTGGCTGCGGCAGGCGCGCGGGGTGAACGAGACGATTTCCAGCCTGCTGCTGGGCTACCTGGCGATCGCGCTGTTCAAGCATGTTGTGGAAGGCCCGCTGCGTGACCCCGCCAGCCTGAACAAACCGTCGACACCGCCGGTGGCCGAGTCGGTGCGCATCGGCGGCCTGCCGTGGGACGGCGCGGTGACGGACGTGCATTGGGGGCTGGCCTGGGGCGTGCTGCTGTGCCTCGCGGCGGGGGTCTGGCTGACGTTCACCGCCTCGGGTTTCGCGCTGCGGGTGGTGGGCGGCAATGTGCGGGCGGCGCGGCTGGTCGGGCTGCCGACGCTGGGGCTGATCTTGGCCGGGTGTGCGCTGGGCGGCGCGGCGGCGGGGCTGGCCGGCGCGATCGAGGTGCTGGCGGTCCACACCTCCGCCAACGCCTCGCTGATCGCCGGCCTGGGCTACACCGGCATCCTGGTGTCCTTCGTTGCGCGCCACAACCCGTGGGCGATCCCGCCGGTGGCCATCCTGTTCGGCGGTTTTGGCGCGGCGGGCAGCTTGCTGCAGCGCCGGATGGACCTGCCGGACGCCTCGGTGCTGGTGCTGCAGGGCTTTGCGTTCGTGCTGATCCTGGCGGCCGAGGCCGGGCGTGGCCGGCTGTTCGGTGGTTCCGGTCGAGGTCGATGATGTCGATGACGGGCACAGGTGAATTCCTCTGGTTCGACGTGCTGCTGGCCGTGCTGGGCGGGGCGGTGCGCGTGGGAACCCCTTTCCTCTTCGTCAGCCTGGGCGAGTGCCTGACCGAGAAGTCCGGGCGCATCAACCTCGGGCTGGAGGGCGTGCTGGTGCTGTCGGCGATGGCCGGGTTCGGCGGCAGCTACTGGAGTGGCTCGCCGTGGATCGGGTTGTTGATCGCGGGGGGCAGTGGTGCGGCGCTGGCGCTGTTGCACGGCCTGCTGTGCTCGCTGCCGCGGGTCAGCGACGTGGCCACCGGCATCGCGCTGATGCTGTTCGGCGCGGGGCTGGCTTTCTACCTCGGCAAGCCGCTGATCCAGCCCCAGGCGGCGCAGATCCCGGTGATCGCGCTCGGCGGCTGGAGCGATTCGCCCGCCGTGCAGTCGGCGCTGTCGATCAACGCGCTGTTCCCGCTGGGCGTGGTGCTGGCGGTGCTGCTGCAGTGGGGGCTGGCGAACACGCGCTGGGGGCTGATCGTGCGCATGGCGGGCGACTCGGCTGACGCGGCGCGGGCGCTGGGCTACTCGGTCAACGGCGTGCGCATCGCGGCGACCACGGCGGGCGGGTTCATCGCCGGGCTGGGCGGGGCCTCGCTGACGCTGGTCTACCCGGGGAGCTGGAACGAAGGGCTGTCGAGCGGCCAGGGCCTGATCGCGGTGGCGCTGGTCATCTTCGCGCGCTGGCGCCCGCTGGCCTGCCTGGGGGCGGCGCTGCTGTTCGGTGGTGCGGGTGCGCTCGGGCCGGCGCTGCAGTCGGTCGGCGTCACCGGCTACTACTACCTGTTCAACGCGGTGCCGTATGCGCTGACGTTGCTGATCCTGGTGCTGACCTGCTCGCCGAACCGCGCCATCCGCGGGGCGCCGGCCGAGCTGGGCGTGCAGCGCTGACACCTCTCCGGGAGACCGACATGCCTGTCCATCTGAATTCCGTGCCCTATCCCTGGCCGTATGACGGCCAGTTCACGCCGGCCAACACCGCGCTCGTCATCATCGACATGCAGACCGACTTCTGCGGCGTCGGGGGCTACGTCGACAAGATGGGCTACGACCTCAGCCAGACGCGCGCCCCGATCGAGCCGCTGAAGCAACTGCTCGCCGAGGCCCGCCGCACCGGCCTGCACGTCATCCACACCCGCGAAGGCCACCGCCCGGACCTGTCCGACTGCCCGCCCGCCAAGCGCCTGCGCGGTGCGCCGGGTCTGCGCATCGGTGATGCCGGACCGATGGGGCGGCTGCTGTTGCAGGGCGAACCGGGCCACGCGATCATTCCGGAACTGGCGCCGGTCGACGGCGAGCTGGTGCTCGACAAGCCAGGCAAGGGCGCGTTCTACGGCACCGACCTGCAGGCGCGTCTGGCCGAACGTGGCATCACCCACCTCGTCTTCACCGGCGTGACCAACGAGGTGTGCGTGCAGACCACGATGCGCGAAGCCAATGACCGCGGGTACGACTGCGTGCTGATCGAGGACGCCACCGAAAGCTATTTCCCCGAATTCAAGGCCGCCACGCTGGCGATGGTGCGCGCGCAAGGCGCCATCGTCGGCTGGACCGCCACCTCCACCGACCTGATCGCCGCGCTGCCCGGATGACGCCACGATGCCGACCATGACCCCCCCGTTGCCGACCACGATCGCCGGCTGGCTGAGCGCTTACCGCGCGGGCGCCCGGCCCACCGAGCTGATCCCGGCACTCGCTGCCCGACTGGCCGAGGACGACCCGGCCTGGATCCTGCGCTGCGACGCCGCGTACCTGACCGCGCAGCTCGACCGCCTCGCCGCGCTGCAGCGCGAGGGGCGGGCGCTGCCGCTGGCTGGGGTGCCGTTCGCGGTGAAGGACAACATCGACGTGGCGGGTCTGCCGACCACCGCGGCCTGTCCCGCCTTCGCGTACACGCCCGAGCGCCACGCCACCGTGGTGCAGCGCCTGCTCGACGCGGGCGCCATCCTGATCGGCAAGACCAACCTCGACCAGTTCGCCACCGGGCTGGTCGGCACCCGCTCGCCGTACGGCGCGGTGCCGTGCCCGCTCGATCCGCAGCGGGTCAGCGGGGGCTCCAGCTCGGGCTCGGCGTCGGTGGTGGCGCGCGGGCTGGTGGCCTTCGCGCTGGGCACCGACACGGCCGGGTCGGGCCGCGTGCCCGCCGGCTTCAACCACCTCGTCGGGCTGAAGCCGACGCCGGGGCGGGTCGGCATGCACGGCGTGCTGCCGGCCTGCCGCACGCTGGACGTGGTGTCGGTCTTCGCGCTCGACGTGCCGGACGCGGCCCGCGTGCTCGCTGTGATGGAAGGGCCGGACGACGGTCCGGTGTTCCAGAGCGCCGCGCAGCGTCCGGCCTGGCTGGGTCGGCTGGGCCGGCCGCTGCGGGTGGGGGTGCCGGCCGATGTGTCGGCGCTGGATGAGGCGCTGGGCTACCGGGTGGCATGGACTGGCGCACTCGCACGGCTCACCACCCTGTCGCCGACAGCGGCGGGCGGTGCGCCGGCCTGGGCGGGCGAGGGCATCGAGATCGTGCCGATCGACATGGCGCCCTTCGATGCCGTGGCCCGACTGCTCTATGACGGCCCCTGGGTCGCCGAGCGCCACAGCGTCGTCCAGGACCTGATGCGCACGCAGCCCGACGCGATCGACCCGACCGTGCGCCGCGTCATTGCCCGCGCCGCCGAGTTCGACGCCACCGCCGCGTTCGAGGCGCGCTACCGGCTGGCCGAACTCGCCCGCGCCACCGAGGCGGTCTGGCAGGGCATCGACGTGTTGCTCGTGCCGACCGCGCCGACGCACCCGACGCTGGCCGCGGTGGCCGCCGAGCCGGTGCTGCGCAACAGCGAACTCGGGCGCTACACCAACTTCGTCAACCTGCTGGGCTTGGCGGCACTGGCGGTGCCGGCGGGCGAGACGCCGGCCGGGCTGCCGTTTGGGGTCACCTGGATCGCGCCGGGGGGCTCGGATGCTGCGCTGGCCGCACTCGGCACCTGCTGGCAGCTCGCGGCCTCGCCGGGCACGCAGCCGGTCGGCGCCCACCTGCCGGCGCTGACGGCCGCTGATCTGCAACCCGCGACACAGCCCGCGAGTGCCCCGACGCTGGCGCTGGCCGTCGTCGGCGCCCACCTGCAAGGGATGCCGCTGCACGGACAACTGATCGAGCGCGGCGCCCGGCTGCTGGCGCGCACGCACACGGCGCCGCGCTACCGGCTGCACGCGCTGCCCGGCACCGTGCCACCCAAGCCCGGTCTGGCGCGTGTCGGCCCCGGCGAGGCGGGTCACGCGATCGCGCTGGAGGTCTACGAACTGCCGATCGACCAGGTGGGCAGCTTCCTCGCGCTGATCCCGCCGCCGCTGGGGCTGGGGACGGTCGAGCTGGCCGACGGTACCTGGGTCAAGGGCTTCATCTGCGAGCCGGCCGGGCTGCTCGGGGCGCCGGATGTCAGCGCGTTCGGTGGCTGGCGGGGCTACATGGCCGCGGGTGTCACGCCGGCTGCCGCGCCGGTGGGGCTGTCCGCCGACCGACTGGACCTGCCGGCGACCCACGCAGAACTCGGCCCGCTGTTCGACGCCTACGAGGCCGCGCTGATGGCCAACGACGTCGAGGCGCTGACCGGCTTCTTCTGGGACGACCCGCGCGTGACCCGCTACGGCATCGCCGACCGCCAGTGGGGCGCGGACGCGCTGGCGACGTGGCGTGCCGGGGTGCCGGCGCCGAACTTCACGCGGCAGCTGCTCCACCCGCGGGTGCTGGGCCTCGGGTCGGACGTGGCGATCGTGCAGGTCGAGTTCCTGCGCAGCGACACCGCGCTGCGCGGCTTCCAGACCCAATGCTGGGCGCGCATGGCCGGCCTCGGGTGGAAAATCGTGGCCGCACACGTCAGCATGATCGAATGGCCACAACCCCTCCAAGCCTCCCCCGCGACCGATTGACCCCGGCCACGCCCCCTGCGCCCAACCTCGCCGAGCACGCCTACGCCGAGGTGAAGCGCCTGATCTTCGACTTCGTGCTGATGCCCGGCGATCACTTCTCGGAGAGCGAGCTGGCGCGCCGCGTCGAGGTCAGCCGCACGCCGCTGCGCCAGGCCCTGCAGCGGCTGCAGCGCGAAGGCTTCCTGCGTGTCTTCCCCAAGCTGGGCTGGCAGGTGGCGCCGCTGGACTTCGACACCTTCGACGAGCTGTATGACCTGCGCGTGCTGATCGAATGTGCGGCGGTGCAGCGGCTGTGCGAGGTGGAAGAGCGTCCCGGTCTGCAGGCGCTGGCCGAGGTGTGGCTGGTCGAGGCGGCGGACCGGATCGCTGATGGCGTGGCGGTCGGTGCGCTGGACGAGGCCTTCCACCGTGCGCTGGTCGCCAGCAGCGGCAACCGCGAGATGGCCCGCGTCCACGCCGACATCACGGAGCGCATCCGCATCATCCGGCGACTCGATTTCACCAAGTCCGACCGCGTGGCCGCGACCTACGACGAACACGCCCGCATCCTCGGCGCCATCACCCGCCGCCGCAGCGACGAGGCCCAGCGCCTGCTGCGCGCCCACATCGGGCAGAGCAAGCTGGAGGTGCGCCACATCACGCTGGACATGCTCTACCGGGCGCGCGAGCCGGCGCGGTCGGGGCCAGCCTGAGCGGCAAACCAGCGAAATTTCACACCCCGGGCCGTCGCTACAATGGCCCGCCCTCACGCCAGCCCCCTCCCGCGCCATGTCCGACCGTCTTGCCGTCCTGCCCCAGTACCTCCTTCCGAAGCAGGCCCTGACCACGTTCGCCGGCTGGGTGGCCCGCAAGGAGCGCGGCGCCGTGACCACCGGCATCATTCGCCGCTTCGTGCGCCGCTACAACGTGAACATGGCCGAGGCGCTGAACCCGGACATCGTCAGCTACAAGAGCTTCAACGACTTCTTCACCCGCGCGCTGAAACCCGGCGCCCGCCCGCTGGCCAAGGCGGAGCTGATCTGCCCGGTGGATGGCGCGATCAGCCAGTTCGGCCGCATCGAGCGGGACCAGGTCTTCCAGGCCAAGGGTCACCGCTACTCGACCACCACGCTGGTCGGCGGCGACGCGCAGCTGGCCAGGCAGTTCGACGACGGCCTGTTCGCCACGCTCTACCTCAGCCCGCGCGACTACCACCGCATCCACATGCCCTGCGACGGCCGGCTGCTGCGGATGATCCATGTCCCCGGCGAGCTGTTCTCCGTCAACCCGACGACGGCGCGCGGCGTGCCCGGCCTGTTCGCGCGCAACGAGCGGGTGGTGTGCGTGTTCGAGGGGCCGCGCGGGCCGTTCGTGCTGGTGCTGGTCGGCGCCACCATCGTCGGCAGCATGGCCACCGTCTGGCACGGGCTGGTGAACCCGCCGCGGCCCGGCCACCTGCGCGACTGGACCTATGCCGACCAGGACATCCGCTTGAAGCAGGGCGAGGAGATGGGGCGCTTCCTGCTCGGTTCGACCGTGGTGATGCTGTTCCCGAAGGACGCGCCGGGCGCCGGGGCGGCGCTGGCGTTCAATCCTGGGTGGCAGCCGGCCGGGCCGATCCGCCTCGGCGAGCTGATGGCGGATCGGGTGGTCTGACTGGGTGGGTGCCCGCCTGCGCGGGCATGACGAGGCGTCGTGTCAACCGCGCCGGCCGCCGCGGGCCTGCCACAGCGGCTTCTTGGCCTTGAGCTGGCGCTCGATGCCGTCGTTCAGCCGCGCGCGCAGGTCCACCACCTCGTCCACCTGGCCATAGATGCCGGGGAAGCGCAGGTCCAGCCACAGCCACAGCGTGCAGGTGCGCAGCGTCTGCTCCATGCGCTCCAGGCGGCTGTGCTCGTCCACGTCGTTCAGGAACCACGCGGCGCCGGCCTGACCGGACCTGGCGTGGTGCCCGGCCCATTCCAGGAACTGCTTGACCTGCGCATCGGTGCGCGTGTCCACCGGCGCCTGCGCATAGACGAAGCGCTGGCGCAGCGGCAGGTTGCCGGCGACCTGGTCGAGCTGCGCGGCGAGGTCGAGCATCTGGTCGAGTTCCGCCACGGCGAAGTGGGCGTTGTCGAGCTGCAGCTGCTCGACGAAGATCCCCAGCACGTCGCGCAGCCGGCTCTTGCCCAGCCGGCTGGCGATGGTGTCGATGTGCCACCAGTTCGGGGCGACTGGCGCCTTGAAGTCACGCGGCGCCTTGGGCACCTTGGGCAGCAGCGCCTTGAGCGTGCGCAGCGCCGTCGGCTCGGCTTCCTTCAGCACGCCGCAGAAGCCTTCCTCGTGGATGCCGAAGCGCCCGGCGCGGCCGGCGATCTGGTGGACTTCGGACTCGGTCAGCGGCCGGTCGCCCTGGCCGTCGAACTTGGTCATGGTGCTGAACAGCACGCGCCGCACCGGCAGGTTCAGGCCCATGCCGATCGCATCGGTGGCCACCAGCACATGCGACTCGCCGGTGGCAAAGCGCTCGGCCTCACGCCGGCGCACTTCCGGCGGCAAGGCGCCGTAGATCACCGAGACGACCTGTCCGTTGGCCGCCGCCTGGTCGCGCAGCATCAGCACGTCACGGCGGCTGAAGGCCACGACCGCATCGCCCTTCTTCAGCGAACTGAGCGACACCGGTGCGGGCAGCAGCTCGACGTGCTGCTTGCGCTCGAAGCGCTGCACCGTGCATTCCTCGCCGCACAGGCCCAGCAGGTTGCGCAGCGCCTCGACCGCGTAGTCCGAGCAGATGATCAGCAGCTCCTCCGCCGGCACGGCCACGATGGCCTGGGTCCACGCCCAGCCGCGGCTGTGGTCGAAGATCATCTGCGCCTCGTCGATCACCGCCACTTCGATGGGCTTGTTGGTGTCGACCATCTCGATGGTGCTGGAGACAACGCGGGCGCCGTCGGCGGGCACGCTTTCCTCGCCGGTGCGCAGCGAACACGGCACGCCCCGCGCGGCCAGCCGGTCGCGGCCTTCCAGCGCGAGCAGGCGCAGCGGCGCGAGGTAGGCACCGGCCTTGGCCTTGGCGAGACGCTCGAAGGCCTGGTACGTCTTGCCGCTGTTGGGCGGGCCGACGAACAGCGTCACCTTGCGCTGCAGGCGGCGGGCCTGCGGGAAGCTGTCGGGGTAGCCCTGGAAGGCCAGCTCGCTGCTCAGGCCCTCCATGGTGTCCTGTTCGTTGACGCGGTGCTCCCAGCGGTCCTGGGCCCGGGTGCAGGCGGCCATCAGGCTGTCGAGCGGCTGTGCGGTGGCGCACTCGGACTGCAGTGCGGGCAGCAGCGAGCCGATCTGCCACAGGTTCAGCTCGGCGCTGCGGTTGACCAGCCGCTCCAGATGGGCGCCGAGCGCTTCGGCATGCGGGTAGTCGGGCAGGGTGCTCAGGGCCTTGATCAGCGCCGGCTTGTCCCCGGTGCGGAAGAAGTCCCACACGGCCTGTGCCGGCACGGGCTGGTGGTGCGTCACCGTCAGGCGCCAGCCCTGGGCATGGAGCTGCACGCCCTGGCGCGCTTCGCGCTGCCATTCGTCGCCGCGCCGGGCCACGCCCTGGGCGTCCAGCGTCGTTGCGCGCTCCAGCATCAGTGCCCGCACGCTCTGGCCCGAGCCGACCACGTTCAGGTGCTGCAGCGCTTCTGTCATCAGCGCCGGGTCGATCCAGCGGCTGGGTCGCTGGCCGGGCACCGCCTTCTGCAGCAGGATCAGGCCGAGGCCGTCCAGATGCGCATCCGCCTCGGCGCTCTGCTCCATCTGGTAGTCGATCGGCTGCACGACCTGGGGCAGCAGATAAGCCGCCAGGCGGATTCGGTCAACCTGTTCCGGCGTGAGATGGGACGGGATGCGGCTGGCGTGGCGGGGCTGGGGCAGGGGACGGGGAGCTGTTGTTGTAGCGGACATCGGGGGCGGCGCAGGGCCTGGGTTCAATCGTCAGAAGAGCCCGAACTCTACAGCGTCGGCGCCGAGCCGATCGGTCCGGGCGTTTCAGGCATCCGCCACGTCGTGGATCCGGGCGGAGGGCAGCTCCACCGAAGGCAACTCGGCGCGTCGGGTCTGGCGGACGGGGTTGTGCACGCTGGGTGGGCGTCCCTGCAGGGCGGGCGCACTGGCATAGAAGCTCGCGTTGAGCTGCGTGTGCGCGACGAGGTGGTGCCGGAAGCGCTGGTAGAGCGTCTGGTTGACCTTGCCCGGCTCCTGCCAGAACGAAGCGAGCGGGCCGCTGTGGACCAGACCCGGCATGCTGTAGACCGCCTCGCCCAGCGTGATGACCGGCGCGCCGTGGTGCAGCGCCTGCAGGCCGACCGTGCTGTTGATGGTGATGACGCCGCGGGTGTGGTCCAGCAGCGTCGGCAGGTGCTGGTCGTGCAGGTAGACCACGCGGTGACCGAGGTTCAGCCGCTGCGCTTCCCTGTGGATGTGGCGCCGGTAGTCGCTGTAGGCCCGGTCCATCGGGTGGTGCTTGATGACCAGACCAACGTCGCCGGGGGCGTGCTCGGCGAACGAGGCCATCACATCGCTGATGAAGGCCTCGATGCTGCCGTAGGGGGAGTGGTGCGTGATCTGGCTGTCGGATTGCACCTGCAGCGGCACCAGGAACCAGCGCTTGCTCTGGTCCGGACTGGTGAGCCTGGCGTGCCAGCCGCGTTCGCTGAACTGGTAGCGCAGGTGGCGCAGGTAGCTGCGTGCCCAGCGCAGCGGCTCGGTGACCGGGTTGAGCGAGCGGTGGTAGGTCTGGTGCGGGAACCACGGGCGCAGGGCGAGTGCCGCGATGCCGTAAGCCGCGGCGATCAGGGCCGTGCGCCGGATGTTCTGGGTGGTCGGCTGCGGGGGCGGCTGGCGGGGCAGGTGCTGCTCGGCGTAGAAACCCGCCGAGCGAGGCAGGCGCGACAGCGCGTTGACCCCCCGGCGCTCGATGGTGACGTAATTCGGGCGCAGATAGCCTTCCTCGAACACGAAGACGCCCACACCGAGTTCGAGCGCCACCTCGCGTGCCACGCAGTGGATCGGTCGCATCTGGCCGAAGAGCACCACGGCATCGATGCGCTGGCGCTTCATCAGGTCGCGCAGCCAGCCGGCCAGGGCTTCGGGCCGGCCGGTGTAGCGCAGCGCGCCACCCTGGCGCCAGAAGAGCTGGTCCCCGCCATTGAAATGCACCTTGGTGACGTGCTGTCCCTGCTTGGTCAGGAGGGCCGCCAGATCGCTGAAGAACCAGCCCATCGGTCCTTGCAGGATCAGCGTGTGGCGCCGGTCGACCAGTGCGCGGAACGCGGTGGGCCACGGTGGCAGGCTGGCATTCTCGGTGGCAGTCGGCATGGTGGCAGAGGGGGCTTCAGCGTGGACGTTGACAGCCGGAAGGCTTCTGGCTTGAGGTCGATTGCACCGTACCGGGCCGTTCCTGAATGGGTGGAATAGCGCGAGCGCGACCGGGCAAATCGCGGTTCGCGCCGGTTCAGCGCTGTCGGGCCCGGGCCAGGGCGTGCAGCACCTGCCGTTTCAGGAGTCGCCAGGTGCGCGCGACCGGCGAGCCCGCGGGGGTGCCCAGCCGCTGCCATTCGCGCAGCTCCACCAGCGCCTGCTCGGGCGTGGTGTAGGCGCCGGAGTGGCGGCTGAGGTAGGTGGGGTAAAGGATCAGCGTCGCGGCCACCAGCTCGTCCAGCTGCAGCGCGCGCTTGCGGCGCTGGCGGGCGGGGTGGTCGGCCGGTGCGCGGTCCTCGGTCAGCCCCCAGCCGGCGTAGAAGGGCACGCCCCAGGTGGTGACCGGGCAGCCGCGCAGCAGCGCCTCGAAGCCGGTCAGCGAGGTCAGCGTGTGCACGGCGTCCACGCTGGCCAGCAAGCTGTGCATGGGCACGTCGGTGACGATCTCGTCGCAGTACGGACGCAGGCGCTCGCACTCGGCCTGCCAGGAGCGGCCGGTCTGGCGCAGGCCGGCGACGACGTCTGGATGAGGCTTGTAGACCAGCCAGGCATCGGGCTCCGCGGCCCGGACGGCGCGCAGCAGCTCGGCGTTCGTGCGGATGTCGGCCGCGCCCCACTGGATCGAGGCGTCGCTCTCGAC is a window from the Sphaerotilus montanus genome containing:
- a CDS encoding helicase-related protein gives rise to the protein MSATTTAPRPLPQPRHASRIPSHLTPEQVDRIRLAAYLLPQVVQPIDYQMEQSAEADAHLDGLGLILLQKAVPGQRPSRWIDPALMTEALQHLNVVGSGQSVRALMLERATTLDAQGVARRGDEWQREARQGVQLHAQGWRLTVTHHQPVPAQAVWDFFRTGDKPALIKALSTLPDYPHAEALGAHLERLVNRSAELNLWQIGSLLPALQSECATAQPLDSLMAACTRAQDRWEHRVNEQDTMEGLSSELAFQGYPDSFPQARRLQRKVTLFVGPPNSGKTYQAFERLAKAKAGAYLAPLRLLALEGRDRLAARGVPCSLRTGEESVPADGARVVSSTIEMVDTNKPIEVAVIDEAQMIFDHSRGWAWTQAIVAVPAEELLIICSDYAVEALRNLLGLCGEECTVQRFERKQHVELLPAPVSLSSLKKGDAVVAFSRRDVLMLRDQAAANGQVVSVIYGALPPEVRRREAERFATGESHVLVATDAIGMGLNLPVRRVLFSTMTKFDGQGDRPLTESEVHQIAGRAGRFGIHEEGFCGVLKEAEPTALRTLKALLPKVPKAPRDFKAPVAPNWWHIDTIASRLGKSRLRDVLGIFVEQLQLDNAHFAVAELDQMLDLAAQLDQVAGNLPLRQRFVYAQAPVDTRTDAQVKQFLEWAGHHARSGQAGAAWFLNDVDEHSRLERMEQTLRTCTLWLWLDLRFPGIYGQVDEVVDLRARLNDGIERQLKAKKPLWQARGGRRG
- a CDS encoding capsule biosynthesis protein; this encodes MPTATENASLPPWPTAFRALVDRRHTLILQGPMGWFFSDLAALLTKQGQHVTKVHFNGGDQLFWRQGGALRYTGRPEALAGWLRDLMKRQRIDAVVLFGQMRPIHCVAREVALELGVGVFVFEEGYLRPNYVTIERRGVNALSRLPRSAGFYAEQHLPRQPPPQPTTQNIRRTALIAAAYGIAALALRPWFPHQTYHRSLNPVTEPLRWARSYLRHLRYQFSERGWHARLTSPDQSKRWFLVPLQVQSDSQITHHSPYGSIEAFISDVMASFAEHAPGDVGLVIKHHPMDRAYSDYRRHIHREAQRLNLGHRVVYLHDQHLPTLLDHTRGVITINSTVGLQALHHGAPVITLGEAVYSMPGLVHSGPLASFWQEPGKVNQTLYQRFRHHLVAHTQLNASFYASAPALQGRPPSVHNPVRQTRRAELPSVELPSARIHDVADA